The Leptolyngbya sp. FACHB-261 genome segment TTCACCTGGCTATACGAAGCGGCTCTACCCTACGTTGAAGCAGTTTTCTATCGCACTTCCCCCTTTCGGGGCACCAAATCTTACAATGCCCAGGCAGGACAGGTACCTGACGAGCAGAAAGATTTCCACTACGGTATTCTCTACGCTGACGTGTTTCCAGTTGGCACCGCAGGGATTCCGCCAACATTGCTGATGCAGGATATGCTGCATTTTCTACCGCCCTATCTGGTGGACTATTACAAGCAGCATTGCCGGGGCGAAGACGACATGCTGATCCAATTGGGCGTTAGTTTTCAGCGCTCAATGTACTGTGTTACCTCAGCTGTGATTCAAGCCTTGCGCACAGCTTTGCTCTATCCCCTAGATGATCCCAATCCCAAACATTTGATGGCGAATCGAGCCTTCTTTGAAGCTCAAATGGACCGTTTTAAAAGGCCTGAGGCACGCCTGCGCGACATTCAAAGCCAGGACTATCGATAGACAAGACGATTGACCTTAACCAGAATGTGGGAGAGTTGACCTTAACCAGAAATGTGGGAGAGGTGATTATGAGTCGAGTGAATGGCTTTATTGGCCGCCGAGAGCTTTTGAAAGCGGTTGGTTTGGGTGGAGCTGGATTTGCCGTTGCTACTGGGGGTCTGTTGTGGACTGCACAACAGGCTCTTGAGCCCGAACCCGCCAATGCCCAGCAGAGACCACGGCCTGTGGATCCTGACGCATCCTTGAAAAGGATGATGGATGGCAATCAACGGTTCGTTCAGCAAAAGCGCGCCAGCCCCAATCAATCTCAACTCCGTTTGCAGGAGACTGCACAAGCCCAATATCCATTCGCTGCGATGCTGAGTTGCGCGGATTCGCGGGTTCCCTCTGAGATTGTTTTCGACCAGGGAGTTGGTGACCTATTTGTCGTTCGGGTTGCCGGTAATGTTGTCACGCCTGAAACTATCGGCAGCCTTGAATTCTCCTCAGCTGTTTTGGGTTCTCAGCTAATCATGGTTCTCGGTCATGAACGCTGTGGAGCTGTAGCAGCAGCGGTCAAAGGCGACCCACTGCCAGGTCGCATTGGTTCGTTCGTTGAAACGATCAAACCTGCTGTTGAACGAGTCAGAGGTCGTCCGGGCGATGCCGTAGAGAATGCAGTCATTGCCAATGTTCAATATCAAGTTTCCCTGTTGAAGGAAAACTCTGTAATTCTGGCTCAGTTAATTCGAGATGGCAAACTAAAAATTGTGGGCGGTCGTTACGATTTGGATACTGGAGAGGTGCGCATCATAGCTTGAGGCAAGCCGCAAAGGCGCAAGCTTGTAGAAGAGCCAATTCTCCAAAGAGGTTTCCCTGTGGCTCCTGGTAGGG includes the following:
- a CDS encoding carbonic anhydrase, with product MSRVNGFIGRRELLKAVGLGGAGFAVATGGLLWTAQQALEPEPANAQQRPRPVDPDASLKRMMDGNQRFVQQKRASPNQSQLRLQETAQAQYPFAAMLSCADSRVPSEIVFDQGVGDLFVVRVAGNVVTPETIGSLEFSSAVLGSQLIMVLGHERCGAVAAAVKGDPLPGRIGSFVETIKPAVERVRGRPGDAVENAVIANVQYQVSLLKENSVILAQLIRDGKLKIVGGRYDLDTGEVRIIA